A genomic segment from Pseudomonas sp. S09G 359 encodes:
- a CDS encoding DUF3050 domain-containing protein encodes MHQPLLEQTKLQLCNHPLFAEIISLRKLQLFMESHVFAVWDFMTLTKRLQQDLTCTQLPWLPPADPQAARLINEIVLGEESDMHPRQGHCSHFELYLEAMAEIGASTAVIDRFVARLRQGQATHTALHEASPPPGVARFVSDTLHIALSAPTHCVAAAFLHGREHVIPAMFERLLQTDEALQHQAPILCGYLKRHIELDAQDHGPAAQQLLERLVGADPAFPQQADDAALAAVESRITLWDEVRASLQEVHP; translated from the coding sequence ATGCATCAACCGTTACTTGAACAAACAAAATTGCAGTTATGCAACCATCCGTTATTTGCGGAAATAATTTCACTTCGAAAGTTGCAACTTTTTATGGAAAGTCATGTATTCGCGGTGTGGGATTTCATGACGCTCACCAAACGCCTGCAGCAGGACCTGACCTGCACTCAGCTGCCCTGGCTACCACCCGCCGACCCGCAAGCCGCACGCCTGATCAATGAGATCGTGCTGGGCGAAGAGTCAGATATGCACCCTCGGCAAGGCCATTGCAGTCACTTCGAACTGTACCTGGAGGCCATGGCCGAAATCGGCGCCAGTACCGCGGTGATCGACCGCTTCGTTGCGCGGCTACGTCAGGGCCAGGCAACACACACGGCCTTGCATGAGGCCTCCCCTCCGCCTGGCGTGGCCCGCTTCGTCAGCGACACGTTGCACATTGCGTTGAGCGCGCCCACCCACTGCGTAGCGGCGGCGTTTCTACATGGCCGCGAGCATGTCATCCCCGCCATGTTCGAGCGCCTCCTGCAAACCGATGAGGCCCTCCAGCACCAAGCGCCGATCTTGTGCGGTTATCTGAAGCGCCACATCGAATTGGACGCCCAGGATCATGGGCCTGCAGCGCAACAGCTGCTTGAACGCCTGGTCGGCGCAGACCCGGCTTTCCCACAACAGGCCGACGACGCGGCCCTTGCCGCCGTTGAAAGCCGTATCACGCTCTGGGATGAGGTGCGGGCCTCGCTGCAAGAGGTGCACCCATGA
- a CDS encoding ABC transporter ATP-binding protein, whose translation MNAPLQGHTASNLHTTAPLLAVDNVSLEYRTPERVVRATHQVSFEIDPADRYVLLGPSGCGKSTLLKSIAGFIKPCEGEIRLLGQKVEQPGPDRIVVFQEFDQLPPWKTVKQNVMFPLLASKSLKRREAEERALHYLDKVGLSAFADAYPHTLSGGMKARVAIARALAMQPKILLMDEPFAALDALTRRKMQEELLLLWEEVRFTLLFVTHSIEEALVVGNRILLLSPHPGRVRAEIHSHQYDLHSLGGVEFQASARRIHRLLFDEAQEAERELGFADIRIAY comes from the coding sequence ATGAATGCGCCCTTGCAAGGCCACACGGCCAGCAACCTGCACACCACCGCGCCGTTGCTGGCGGTGGACAACGTAAGCCTGGAATACCGCACCCCCGAACGCGTGGTGCGGGCCACCCACCAGGTCAGTTTCGAGATCGACCCGGCTGATCGCTACGTGCTGCTGGGGCCTTCGGGCTGCGGCAAATCCACCTTGCTCAAGTCCATCGCCGGGTTTATCAAACCCTGCGAAGGCGAGATCCGCCTGCTGGGCCAAAAGGTCGAACAGCCCGGCCCGGACCGCATCGTGGTGTTCCAGGAGTTCGACCAGCTGCCGCCGTGGAAAACCGTCAAACAGAACGTGATGTTTCCACTGCTGGCGTCAAAATCCTTGAAGCGCCGCGAGGCTGAAGAGCGCGCGCTGCATTACCTCGATAAGGTCGGCCTGAGTGCCTTTGCCGACGCTTACCCGCACACCCTTTCCGGCGGCATGAAAGCCCGCGTGGCCATCGCCCGCGCCCTGGCCATGCAGCCGAAAATCCTGTTGATGGACGAGCCCTTCGCCGCCCTCGACGCCTTGACCCGGCGCAAGATGCAGGAAGAACTGCTGCTGCTCTGGGAAGAGGTGCGCTTCACCCTGCTGTTCGTCACCCATTCCATCGAAGAGGCGCTGGTGGTGGGCAATCGCATTCTGTTGCTGTCGCCGCACCCGGGGCGTGTGCGCGCGGAGATCCACAGCCATCAATACGACCTGCACAGCCTGGGCGGTGTGGAATTCCAGGCGTCGGCACGGCGGATTCATCGCCTGCTGTTCGACGAAGCGCAAGAAGCCGAACGTGAGTTGGGTTTTGCCGATATCCGCATCGCTTACTGA
- a CDS encoding GntR family transcriptional regulator, protein MTQKPNPLNSIKISGPIPAHLARSVIEETLRNAILDGRLPCGTAMRQQELASLFGVSRMPVREALRQLEAQSLLHVVTHKGAVVAPLIEDNSAETYALRMLLESEALRLSIPLLTEADIAEADALICALEKEKDYTEIGRLNRLFHMALYSKAPNQRLLKLVEHGLNEEERFLRFNLEAMGLGEMSQEDHRELLRLVAQKKTDESILTLRNHLMRGMEVITTYLKGLEATGQ, encoded by the coding sequence GTGACGCAGAAGCCGAACCCTTTGAACAGCATCAAGATCAGCGGTCCTATCCCGGCTCATCTCGCTCGCTCAGTGATTGAAGAAACCTTGCGAAATGCCATCCTGGATGGGCGATTGCCATGCGGTACCGCCATGCGCCAACAGGAGCTGGCCAGCCTGTTCGGAGTCAGCCGCATGCCGGTGCGTGAGGCCTTGCGCCAACTGGAAGCGCAGTCGCTGCTGCACGTGGTAACGCACAAGGGCGCCGTGGTGGCGCCGTTGATCGAGGATAACTCGGCCGAAACCTATGCGCTGCGGATGCTGCTGGAGTCTGAAGCGTTACGCTTGTCGATCCCCTTGCTCACCGAGGCCGATATCGCCGAGGCCGACGCCCTCATCTGTGCACTGGAGAAGGAAAAAGACTACACCGAAATAGGTCGTCTCAACCGCCTGTTTCACATGGCCCTCTATAGCAAGGCCCCCAACCAGCGGTTGCTCAAGTTGGTGGAGCACGGGTTGAATGAGGAGGAGCGCTTTCTTCGGTTCAACCTTGAGGCGATGGGATTGGGCGAGATGTCCCAGGAAGATCACCGTGAACTGCTCAGGCTGGTGGCGCAGAAGAAGACCGACGAAAGCATCCTGACGCTGCGTAACCACTTGATGCGCGGGATGGAAGTGATAACGACCTACCTCAAGGGCCTGGAAGCCACTGGTCAGTAA
- a CDS encoding ABC transporter substrate-binding protein — translation MSRKIPFARLAATVGLGVSLLAGSLVAPAAAQAEGEIRIAEQFGIVYLLLNVVRDQNLIEKYGKQEGIDIKVDWTQLSGGAAVNDALLSGSIDIAGAGVGPLLTIWDRTHGKQNVKAVASLGNFPYYLVSNNPKVKTIADFTDKDRIAVPAVGVSVQSRFLQYAAAKQWGDKEFNRLDKYTVAVPHPDATAALIAGGTELTGHFSNPPFQDQALANPNVHVVLNTYDLLGPNSPTVLFATEKFRNDNPKTYKAFVEALTEAAQFAQNDKGAAADTYIRVTKAKIDRAELLKIIDNPQFEFSVTPKNTYPLAEFFYRVGAIKNKPESWKDYFFQDAKPLQGS, via the coding sequence ATGTCCAGGAAAATTCCATTTGCACGGCTGGCGGCGACCGTCGGCCTCGGTGTCAGCCTGTTGGCCGGTAGCCTGGTGGCTCCGGCGGCCGCGCAGGCCGAAGGCGAGATCCGCATCGCCGAACAATTCGGCATCGTCTACCTGTTGCTCAACGTGGTGCGCGACCAGAACCTGATCGAGAAATACGGCAAGCAGGAAGGCATCGACATCAAGGTCGACTGGACCCAACTGTCCGGCGGTGCAGCGGTCAACGACGCACTGCTTTCCGGCTCCATCGACATTGCCGGTGCCGGCGTCGGCCCGCTGCTGACCATCTGGGACCGCACCCACGGCAAGCAGAACGTCAAGGCCGTGGCCTCCCTGGGCAACTTCCCGTATTACCTGGTGAGCAACAACCCCAAGGTCAAGACCATCGCCGATTTCACCGACAAGGACCGCATCGCCGTGCCGGCGGTGGGTGTGTCGGTGCAGTCGCGCTTCCTGCAATACGCCGCCGCCAAGCAGTGGGGCGACAAGGAATTCAATCGCCTCGACAAATACACTGTCGCCGTCCCGCACCCCGACGCCACCGCTGCGCTGATCGCCGGCGGCACCGAGCTGACCGGGCACTTTTCCAACCCGCCGTTCCAGGACCAGGCCCTGGCCAACCCTAACGTGCACGTGGTGCTGAACACCTACGACCTGCTCGGCCCGAACTCGCCGACCGTGCTGTTCGCCACCGAAAAATTCCGCAATGACAACCCTAAAACCTACAAGGCCTTCGTCGAGGCGTTGACCGAAGCCGCGCAATTCGCCCAGAACGACAAAGGCGCCGCCGCCGACACCTACATCCGTGTGACCAAGGCCAAGATCGACCGCGCCGAGCTGCTGAAAATCATCGACAACCCGCAATTCGAATTCAGCGTTACGCCGAAAAATACCTACCCGCTGGCGGAATTCTTCTACCGCGTCGGCGCCATCAAGAACAAGCCTGAATCGTGGAAGGACTACTTCTTCCAGGACGCCAAGCCCCTGCAAGGAAGTTGA
- a CDS encoding TauD/TfdA family dioxygenase, protein MSATSTVPTATPTAQAFEIRPLPGSVGAEIIGLDLSLPVNDQDFARIHRAHLDHHVVVFRDQRITPEQQIAFSRRFGVLQIHVLKQFLLANHPEILIVSNIIENGQSIGLGDAGKFWHSDLSYKELPSLGSMLHAQELPSEGGDTLFADMHKAWDQLPEHLRKAVEGRSAAHSYTARYSETKFEGNWRPTLTPEQLAQVAEVVHPIVRTHPENGRKALFVSEGFTTRIVGLPEDESRDLLAQLYAHSVLPQNIYRHQWQPHDLVFWDNRSLIHLAAGCPSYLRRKLFRTTIQGDAPF, encoded by the coding sequence ATGTCCGCCACCTCTACTGTTCCAACAGCGACCCCTACCGCCCAAGCATTCGAGATTCGCCCACTGCCCGGCAGCGTTGGCGCCGAGATCATTGGCCTGGACTTGTCCCTGCCGGTCAACGACCAGGATTTCGCGCGCATCCACCGCGCGCACCTGGACCACCACGTCGTGGTGTTCCGTGACCAACGCATCACTCCCGAACAACAGATCGCCTTCAGCCGCCGTTTCGGTGTGCTGCAGATCCATGTGCTCAAGCAGTTCCTGCTGGCCAACCACCCGGAAATCCTGATCGTCTCCAACATCATCGAGAATGGCCAATCCATCGGCTTGGGGGACGCGGGCAAGTTCTGGCATTCGGACCTGTCCTATAAAGAACTGCCGAGCCTGGGCTCGATGCTGCATGCCCAGGAGCTGCCTTCCGAAGGTGGCGACACGTTGTTCGCCGACATGCACAAAGCCTGGGACCAGCTGCCCGAGCACCTGCGCAAAGCGGTCGAAGGCCGCAGCGCCGCGCACTCCTACACCGCGCGTTACAGCGAAACCAAATTCGAAGGCAACTGGCGCCCAACCCTGACGCCGGAGCAGCTCGCCCAAGTGGCCGAGGTGGTGCACCCCATCGTGCGCACCCATCCGGAAAACGGGCGCAAGGCACTGTTCGTCAGCGAGGGCTTCACCACCCGTATTGTCGGCCTGCCCGAAGACGAAAGCCGCGACCTGCTGGCCCAGCTCTACGCCCACAGTGTGCTGCCGCAGAACATCTACCGCCACCAATGGCAGCCCCACGACCTGGTGTTCTGGGACAACCGCTCGCTGATCCACCTGGCCGCCGGTTGCCCGAGCTACCTGCGCCGCAAACTGTTTCGCACCACCATCCAGGGCGACGCGCCTTTCTGA
- a CDS encoding ABC transporter permease → MRQEYEITLEPLLSVPVERELPLRQRLWQQGWLRKGLILIVLAILWEAVARYQNNDLLLPSFLQTSVALYDGLLSGELLSKVSISLAVLIKGYLIGIVLAFALTTLAVSTQLGRDLLSTLTSMFNPLPAIALLPLALLWFGLGQNSLIFVLVHSVLWALALNTYSGFLGVSETLRMAGRNYGLKGMRFVLFILIPAALPSILAGLKIGWAFAWRTLIAAELVFGATSGKGGLGWYIFQNRNELYTDKVFAGLAVVILIGLLVENLVFDTFERLTVKRWGMQR, encoded by the coding sequence ATGCGCCAGGAATACGAAATCACCCTCGAACCACTGCTCAGCGTCCCCGTGGAACGCGAGCTGCCGTTGCGCCAACGCCTGTGGCAACAAGGCTGGCTGCGCAAGGGCCTGATCCTGATCGTGCTGGCGATCCTCTGGGAAGCGGTCGCGCGGTATCAGAACAATGACCTGCTGCTGCCGAGCTTTCTGCAGACGTCTGTCGCGCTGTACGACGGCCTGCTCAGTGGCGAGTTGCTGAGCAAAGTCAGCATCTCGCTGGCGGTGCTGATCAAGGGTTACCTGATCGGCATCGTGCTGGCGTTTGCGCTCACCACCTTGGCCGTGTCGACCCAGTTGGGCCGCGACCTGCTGAGTACGCTGACCTCGATGTTCAACCCGCTGCCGGCGATTGCCTTGTTGCCGCTGGCGTTGCTGTGGTTTGGGCTGGGGCAGAACAGCCTGATTTTTGTGCTGGTGCATTCGGTGCTGTGGGCGCTGGCGCTGAACACCTATTCGGGGTTCCTCGGCGTGTCTGAAACCCTGCGCATGGCCGGTCGCAACTATGGCCTCAAGGGCATGCGGTTTGTGCTGTTCATCCTGATTCCGGCGGCGTTGCCGTCGATCCTGGCCGGCCTGAAAATCGGCTGGGCATTTGCCTGGCGCACATTGATTGCCGCCGAATTGGTATTCGGCGCCACCAGCGGCAAGGGCGGGTTGGGTTGGTACATTTTCCAGAACCGCAACGAGCTGTACACCGACAAGGTGTTCGCCGGCTTGGCCGTGGTGATCCTGATTGGCTTGCTGGTGGAGAACCTGGTGTTTGATACCTTCGAGCGGCTCACCGTAAAGCGTTGGGGCATGCAGCGCTAA
- a CDS encoding LysR family transcriptional regulator, whose amino-acid sequence MQLPDMNLLVALDALLDEGSVVGAARRMNLSPAAMSRTLTRIREAVGDPILVRAGRGLVPTPKALQLQAQVRNVVEQAALLFRSADQVDLSTLRRRFSVRANDFFIGVYGGRLFDTMERVAPLCELCFVPEPDTDDDALREGRLDLRVSNTLPSSPEVKVQNLFSTNFVGLARDDHPLFDEEITAARFASYSHISISRRGIARGPIDTALNAQGLERRVAMIAPGFHGAMFMLPDSDLILPIPKEALLSANRLKLPLRAFALPISLPTLVLAQSWHPRFDKDPAHKWLRETMRESCHATWLEAQPT is encoded by the coding sequence ATGCAACTACCGGACATGAACCTGCTGGTCGCCCTCGACGCCCTGCTCGACGAGGGCAGTGTGGTGGGCGCGGCGCGGCGGATGAACCTCAGCCCGGCCGCCATGAGCCGCACTCTTACGCGTATTCGCGAGGCCGTGGGCGACCCGATTCTGGTGCGCGCCGGTCGCGGCCTGGTACCCACGCCCAAGGCCTTGCAGTTGCAGGCCCAGGTGCGCAACGTGGTGGAGCAGGCCGCGCTGCTGTTTCGCTCGGCCGACCAGGTGGACCTGAGCACCCTGCGCCGCCGCTTCAGCGTGCGCGCCAATGACTTTTTTATCGGCGTGTATGGCGGGCGGTTGTTCGACACGATGGAACGCGTGGCGCCGTTGTGCGAGCTGTGCTTCGTACCCGAACCCGACACCGATGACGACGCGCTGCGCGAAGGGCGGCTGGATCTGCGCGTGAGTAACACCCTGCCGTCCAGCCCTGAGGTGAAGGTGCAGAACCTGTTCTCTACCAACTTCGTCGGCCTTGCCCGGGACGACCACCCGTTGTTCGATGAAGAAATCACCGCTGCGCGGTTTGCCAGTTATTCCCACATCAGTATCTCGCGCCGCGGCATCGCCCGCGGGCCGATTGATACCGCGTTGAACGCCCAGGGCCTGGAGCGCCGCGTGGCGATGATCGCGCCGGGCTTTCACGGCGCGATGTTCATGTTGCCCGATTCCGACCTGATCCTGCCGATACCCAAGGAAGCACTCTTGAGTGCCAACCGACTGAAACTGCCCCTGCGTGCCTTCGCTTTGCCGATCTCGCTGCCGACATTGGTGTTGGCCCAGTCCTGGCACCCGCGTTTCGATAAAGACCCGGCGCACAAATGGCTACGCGAAACCATGCGCGAGAGCTGCCACGCTACCTGGTTGGAAGCCCAACCGACCTGA
- a CDS encoding energy transducer TonB, which yields MFLSTSAFAEFAPEAVSMLKPKYPGNLTNVEGHARISLNIHKDGSVSDVKVLSATQPEFGQAAMAAASHWRFKPWTVSADRPAVLDANNDMIFSPEPLTTVPVELTFRNTTYQSCSALSEEVSQFRRDHPTRPLIAMKSFAITRVAVMFPALSGKSDYNEGLSRADALENALPDIVRKCQANPKKTYADYLPGNLKHYL from the coding sequence ATGTTTTTGTCGACTTCGGCGTTTGCTGAATTTGCGCCTGAAGCGGTATCCATGCTCAAGCCCAAGTACCCTGGCAACCTGACCAACGTCGAAGGGCACGCCCGCATCAGCCTGAATATTCACAAGGACGGTTCGGTCAGCGATGTAAAAGTGCTCTCCGCCACCCAGCCGGAATTTGGCCAAGCGGCCATGGCAGCGGCCTCACATTGGCGCTTTAAACCCTGGACGGTGAGTGCCGATCGGCCAGCGGTGCTGGATGCGAACAACGATATGATTTTCTCGCCGGAACCGCTAACCACTGTGCCCGTCGAACTGACCTTCAGGAATACCACCTACCAATCCTGCAGTGCATTGAGCGAAGAAGTCAGCCAATTCCGTCGCGACCATCCCACGCGCCCGCTGATCGCCATGAAGAGCTTTGCTATTACCCGTGTGGCGGTGATGTTCCCGGCGTTGAGCGGCAAAAGTGACTACAACGAAGGTCTGTCCCGGGCCGACGCGCTGGAAAACGCCCTGCCGGACATCGTGCGCAAGTGCCAGGCCAACCCCAAGAAAACCTATGCCGACTATCTGCCAGGCAACCTCAAGCATTACCTGTAA